In Leptolyngbya sp. O-77, the genomic window CCGCAGGTAACAGCTTTTGCCGCTGGCGTTGGGCCCGGTCAGAATAATCAGGTCTGGGGCGCTGTGGGTCGGTGTGGGGGCAGGCGGGGGCGCGTCGGCGGGCGGGCGCGGTGGGGGAGGGGCGATCGACGCTCCGATTCCCCCATGCCCCGTAGCCTGATCTCCAGAGCCTAGGCTGGCCGAATTGGGCACAAAGAACCCGGCGGGTAGGGACTGCTCCACCACGGGATGGCGACCGTCTACAATCTCAATCCGGCGGGATTCCGTGATGGCTGGGCGGCAGTAGTTTTGATAGACCGCCACTTCGGCCAGCGAACAGAGGGCATCTAGGGCGGCGATCGCCCCTGCCACCTGGCGAATCGGCTCGGACTGCTCGGCCACCTGAAGCCGCAGCGCCGTGAAGATTTCGTACTCCAGCTTATGGACGGCTTCGCGGGTCAGAAAAATCGCCGATTCCCGCTGCTTCAGTTCCGGCGTGATGTAGCGCTCTTCGTGGGTGAGGGTCTGCTTGCGGATGTAGTCGTCGGGCAGGTCGGCGCTGGCTTTGGCCCGCGAAATGCTGAGGTAATAGCCAAAGGCTTTGGTGTATCCCACCTTCAGGGTGGCGATGCCGGTGCGCTGGCGCTCGGTGGCTTCCAACTGGGCAATCCACTGCTGGTCGGCCTCGATGCTCTGGCGCAGGTGGTCTAGCTGGGGATTCACTCCGGGGCGGATCAGGTTGCCCTCGGTCAGGTAGAGGGGCGGCGTTTCGACCAGATGGGCCCGCAGCGTCTGCCCCAGGGTGTCCATTACAGGGGGCACGGTTTGCAGCGCGGTCAGGAAGGGCGATCGCCCAGTCGCCACCAGCGCCGCAATCTCCGGCAACTTGCCAAGGGAATCTGCCAGCGCCACCAGATCGCGGGCGTTGGCCGTGCCCGACCCGGCCCGACCCGTCAGCCGCTCCAGGTCGTAGATTTGCTTGAGAATCTGCTGAAGCTGCTGGCGCAAAGTCCCCTGGTCAATCAGTTCTTGAATCGTGTCTTGCCGCGCCTGAATTGCGGATCGGTCTAGCAGGGGTTGCAGCAGCCAGCGCCGCAGTGCCCGCCCGCCCATCGCCGTCACCGTGCGATCGAGCGCCCACAGCAGGGAGCCGTGAAACGTGCCGTCGCGCTGGGTCTGGGTAATTTCCAAGTTGCGGCGGGTCTGGTGGTCGATCACCAGAAAATCGCTGAGGGTGTAGGTGCAGAGCGGCTGGAGCGGGATGCGGGTGGGATAGGCGTGCGAGGAGGGCGGGGGCGCGGAGGACGACTCTTCCGAATTAGCCGCTTGAATCTGGCGCTCGGAGGTTTCTTCCAGGTATTGCAGCAGCCCGCCCGCCGCCCGCACTGCTAGGGGCAAATGTTCACAGCCCATGCCCTCTAGCGATCGCACGCGAAATCGCTCCAGCAGCCGCTGACGAGCCTCGGCCGCCTGAAATGGGGACTGCGGTCGCAGCGTATAGCAAAACTGCGGCGGCAGCGCCTCTGGCAGGGCAGCGGCCCGGCGCGGGTCTGGGGTTCCGGCGCGGGCATCGGGTCGCAGCAGCCCCACCAGATCGGGCGCATTGGTGGGCAGCAGGATTTCCGACGGCTGGAGCCGCAGCAACTCCTGGGTCAGCGTGTCCAGCCCGCTCGCCTGGGTGGTCAGAAACTCGCCCGTCGAAACATCGGCGATCGCCAGCCCCCAGTGCGCCCCAGCCATGACCACCGCCGCCAGATAGTTGTTGCGGCGGGCATTCAGCATTCCTTCCTCTAGCACTGTGCCAGGGGTGATGACCCGCGTCACCTGGCGCTGCACCAGCCGCCCCTGGGCATCCGCCGCGTCTTCGGTCTGGTCGCAAATGGCGACGGCATAGCCCCGTTCCACCAGTTGGGCACAATAGCGCTCCATCGCGTGGTGCGGCACACCCGCCAGCGGCACCCGCCCGACGGTCTTGCCTGCGTCTTTGCTGGTCAGCACCAGCTCCAGCTCCTGAGCAATGGTGATAGCGTCTTGAAAAAACGTCTCAAAAAAATCGCCCACCCGATACAGCAGCAGCGCCTGGGGATACTCGTCCTTCAGATCAGCGTAGTGGCGCATCATCGGGGTCAGCGCGTCGCGGTCTACGGAGCGATGGTCGATGTAGCGCACCGTCTGCTTGATGAGCCGTTCTGGCAGGTCTCCGAACCGTTGAGATTCCAGCGGATTGGGGGGCGGGGGGGCAGGTCGGTCATGGGCAGCAGCGGTAGGGAGCAGCAATCGGGATTGGCAGCAGACGGACAAACAGACTAATAGAACAGACTGATTGAAAATTTTAATCAGGGCTGGGGGAACTCGCAGCGTGGTGTGATCTTCAAAGAGGGCAATCTAACTTAATCATCTTGCCGCACTAAACTGTGAGTGGCGTTGTGAGTGGCGGTTCCTTTTTGACTTTATCGTATGGTTTTGCGGTGGGGGCGATCGCCCTCCAACGTTTTTACCGCTAAAGCTTTTACCTCCATTTACCTCCAACCTGTTTAGCTGAGCCGGCCGCGTCTTGCGGAACGCCCGGTCTTCCCGGTGAAGCTATTCCATCTGCAAGCCCCCTACAGACTCGACGGAGCCTCATGATGACCCCAAATGCCAATTCTTCTACCCGCCTGGCCCTGCATCGACTCAGCCTAGGGCTGCTGATTGTCGCTGCTGTGTCTTGTCAGGTGCAGTCGCCGCCCGTGTCACCCCCAGTCGGCACAGGAACCCCGACCGAGCAGCCCTCACCCATTGCGGCTGCGCCAGAATCGGGACTTTATCGCAGCGATCGCTTTGGGTTCCAGTTTGCCTATTCTGCGGATCAGTTTGTGGCCCACGGCGAAACCGAGTTTCCGCCGGAGGTCGTGGCCCGCGAAGCCGTGCAGATCTGGACGATTGACCATGACCGCGCCATCCAAGCGGGCGAATACGAGGGCGGCACGGAGTATCCTGCCAATGTTAGCGTCACCGTCCAGCCCAACCCAGACGGACTTTCCGCCACCGATTGGATCGCCCAGAGCGACTGGTTTACGAACGTGCGCGAGGTTCAGGAAGTCACCGTGGCGGGGCAGCAGGCGATTGCCTTTCGCTCCAGCGGACTCTACGACATGGAGCAGGTGCTCGTGCCTACGCCCGACGGCAAGAACTGGGTGCTGATCACGCTCAACCAGGTGGGCACGGGCGAATCCGATGCCCAGTATCGCCAGGCCTACAACCGGGCGATCGCCACGCTGACCTTCACGCCCTAACCCCGCACCCCCAGCTCCATCATGGCCGCCGCCACCTGCTGCGATACAAACGGCAAAATCGCCTCGTTCTGGCTGTGATCCCGCCCTTCGGTAAACACCACCAGCAGGTAGGGCGGCGCATCGGGGAGTTCGATGTAGGCCGCGTCGTGGCGCACCCGGCTCATCAGCCCCGCCTTCGACCAGAGCCGCGCGGTCTGCGGTAGGCCGCCGCCCAAAAAGCCTGTGACTTGGTTTTCGGGGTCGGCGGCTAGCTCCGCAGGGTTGAGGCTGCGATGCAGCAGGCGCATCATGAACTGCGATCGCTCGCCGCTCACTGCCACGCCGCCCACAATGCTGTGCAGCAGCCGCGCCACGGCCTCGGTTGTCAGCAGGTTGCGGTTTTCCATGAGTTCGCCATAAAAGGCCCGCTCCCGACCGTAGGGGCCGTCGCACCAGGTTTTTTGATTCACATTAATCGTGTCCAGTTCTTCCCAACCCAGGGACTTGAAGTAGCGGTTGACGATATTGCGCTGATATTTCCAGGTTTCAAACGGCTCGATGGGCAGTTCGGGGCCGCTGGTGGTGCCCGTCAGCATGTCCACCACCAGCCCCGTCGCGTCGTTGCTAGAGTCTACAATCATGTCGCGGATGGCCCGATCCAGTTCGCTGGAGGGCGCGATCATGCCCTGCTCTAGCCACTCCTGCACCGCCACCAAATAAAACAGCTTGACCACGCTAGCGGGGTAAATTAGCTCTACGCCGCGATAGGAGTAGCCGCCGACGGAATATTGCCAGAATTGCTGGGGCGAAATTGCGCCGCCTGTGTTGACGGGGATGGGCGGTCGATATACCAGCCAGGTGAAGGCAATCTGGTTGGGCGCGAGGCTGGGGAACTCGGCTCGAGTAGCAGCAAGAATGCGATCGCCCTGTAAGGCAAGCTGGTCGTCGCGCTGAAAAAACGGCATGGAGGCAAGGGGGGAAGAATAGGGCGGGCTGTGGCAATTCAAGGCAGCGGACTATGGGCCGCTTACTATATAACAGAGTTGAATCAAAGAGTTGAATCTAAGCAGGGTAAATCGATTTTCCTCGAATTGAGGGTTTCACGGCCAATCGAGTGCTAAAGCAGATTAGCCCTGCCTCATTTCCCGGTACGACATGGTTTCCCTTGCGTCTATTCAAGCTGATTTTGCGAGCGATCGCACCGTTACCTATCAGTGTCTCGAAAATCTCAATCTTTATGACTCGCCTGCGCTAAAGGATTTGGCGACGCAAGCCGTTGCCGGACGACAACTGCGAATCTTGGGGACGACGCTGCCCGATGCCAGTGCCGATCTGACTGGCAGCGCCCTCTCTGCGGTGCTATGCGAAGACGACTATCCGGGCTGGGTGGCGGTGGAAGATCTGGATCTGCTGGCGGTGGCGGAGGCTCCCTATCGGGCGATCGCCCTCAGCACCGACGACATCCACGCCTGTCTGCCCCAGGTCATTGCCTTTGCTCGCCAGGCCATGGCCCAGCCCAACCACTACCTCTGGGGCGGCACGGTCGGCCCCAACTACGACTGCTCTGGGCTGGTACAAACGGCCTTTGCCTCGGCGGGCATCTGGCTGCCCCGCGATGCCTACCAGCAGGAAGCCTTTGTGCAGCCGATTCCCATAACCGACCTCCAGCCCGGCGATCTCGTGTTTTTTGGCCGCCCCGACCGCTGCACCCACGTTGGCCTCTACTTGGGCGACGGGCAGTACCTTCACAGTTCTGGCAAAGACCAGGGGCGCAACGGCATCGGCATTGATGTCCTGTCGGAACAGGGCAATGCTGTCAGCCGCGCCTACTTTCGCCAGTTTCGCGGAGCCGGTCGAGTTGTGGCCTGTTATGTCGGGGGGAGGGGTTAGGGAAGAGGGAAGAACGAAGAGGGAAAAGGGAAGAACGAAGAGGGAAAAGGGAAGAACGAAGAGAGAAGAACGAAGAGGGAAGGGGGAGGAGGGCGGTTTGGCTGATGTACCATGAAGTCATCTGCCGCCATCATCCTGTTTCTCCCTGCTATGCGAATCGACTTCCAATCCAGCGGCGGTTTTGCCAATCTGCAGCTAGCCTACAGTGTGGATACCCGCACGCTGCGGCCAGGAGAAGCCTCGGAACTAGAAGCCCTGGTGCGGCAGTCTAATGTGATGGAGATGCAGCCTGGTCAGTTGGCGGCCGCTAGTGCCGGGCCGCCCGACGTGATGACCTACCGCCTAGAGCTTCAGGAGGGCGATCGCCACCAGTCCCTTACCATCACCGACCTCACTGCACCGCCGTCGCTGCAACCGCTGCTGTCTCGCCTCCGCGACCTCGCTCTAGAGCACCGCTAGCCATGCCCTGTTGCTTATCAATATCTCCGCCGTTGTCTAAGCCCTCCTGGTTGGTGTCGTTCCTCGTCGCTCTACTGGTGCTGGGATGTACGCCGCTTGCGCCACCGCCCGTCTCTTCCAGTCCCCTACCCGCGCCAGAAACAGTTCAATTAGACAGCCCGTTTCACCTGCCCCTAGCGGGCACGGCTACCTTGCCCAATCAGCGGACGCTCACCTTTGCACGGGTCGAGCAGGATTCACGTTGCCCCAGCGATGTGACCTGTGTCTGGCCGGGGCAGGCAGAAATCATCGTCATGCTCAGCCAGCCGGGTCAGCCCGCCCAAGAACTCTTGCTGGTTCAGCGGCTGGGGGACGAGTCCGCCGCCGCACGGTCAGTGAATGGACTGACGGTGACGCTGATCGATCTGACCCCCTATCCCACAACCCGTCCCTCTTCCCCGGCAGACTATGCGGCGACGCTGCTGGTCACGCAGCCCTGACCCATCCAGCGTCTTAAGAATGGGTATAGACAGGTGGAGACTTGGCGGTGCAATCTTGCCCCGCAACGGGCCGGGCTACTTTTCTGACAGAATCGCGGAAATCTCTTTCCAATACACCCGCTGAAATGGCTCTTCCTCTGCCAGCTCATAGGTTTCTACCAGGCCTTCTCGCCGTCGAGAAACGGCGTTGCCCTCTTTGATTACCACTGTTGCGCCGTCAGCGATATTGCGAGACAGCATTTTCTCCGTTTCTGTGGGCGCGTCCAAAATCACAATATTGCTGCCGTCATAAAAGCAGCCCTCTTGCTCTAGCGTTGCTTCGTCATATTCTGCAATCAGCAAATCCAGCTTGGGATTCCGCAGCAGGCTTTGTACCTTCGTGTTGTAGGAACCCGTTAGTGCTTTTTGAGAGCGATTGACAAAGGCGGCATCCCGGCAAATGGCCCCAATCGTCCAGTTGGGATAGTTCACCAAAATTTGATCAACCAGCTCTTGCAGTTCCTTCAGCGGCAGATAGTTGAAGGTGAAGATGGGAATGCGGGCAGCTTGCCCCGATTCAAAAAAGGTTTCCAGAATCCGCGAAGCTACATCAATGCTGTTGCCGACGGCTGGACGCAGGTGCATGTAAACCCCCGGCGCGGCGTTGATCTCGATGATGCCGAAGTTGCCCTCTTTCCAGGAGCGTGAAATGTCGGACGTAAGCACATCAATGCCGAGACAGACGAGGCGAAAATGCTGAGCAATATCCTGGGCAAGCACAATATTGTCGGGGTGAACCTGCTCGGTTGCGTCGATGCTGACCCCGCCAGACGATAGGTTCGCCACCTTTCGCAAGTAGATGACTTCATCTGGATCGAGGATACTGTCGAGGTCAAGCCGCTGCTCCAACAGGTAGCGTTCCAGCGACTCGTCCACGATGATCTTGCCCAAGGGCGAGGTGGGCGTGTCGAGCCGCTCTGGTTTGCGGTTTTCCAGCGCAATTAGCTCGGCAATGGTGGAGCGCCCGTCGCCTGTGACCGAGGCGGGGCGGCGCTGGGTGGCGGCGACAAACTTGCCATCCACGCACAGCAGCCGATGATCCAGCCCGGAGATGCTCTGTTCAACGATGACCGCAATGGATTGGCCGTCCTCATGGGCCTCCACCGCTCGGTCAAAGGCAAACTCCAGTTCGCTGTCGTCCTGCACGTCGGCTGTCACCCCAATGCCCTTGTGCCCGACCACAGGCTTGACCGCGACCGGGTAACCGATCGACTGCACTGCCTTCAGCGCTTCCTTCAGCGTGGAAACGATTGCCCCCTGGGGCACTGGAAATCCCAGCGTGCTGAGAAAGGCCTTGCAGTCGTCTTTGCGGGTCGTAAAGTCAGAATCCACATGGCTATCGCAATCGAAAGTCGTAGCGACCCCGCGCACCAGCTTTTTGCCGTAGCCATACTGCATTAGCCCCTCATCGGGCAGATAAAAGGCGGGAATGCCCTGGTTATGAGCCGCCCGCAGCAGGGCGTAGATCGTAGGGCCGCCGTAGACCGATCGGCGAAAGCGGGTTTGCAGCAGCGCAATCTGGTCTTCAAGCTGAAAGGGCTGTCCATTGGAAATTGCCTCGAACCAGTCCCAAACTGCGTAGACCGTGCCATAGCTGGTGGACTCGTGGATCGACTCGACCGCGATCGTCGTCGGCTCGGTGGGCTGGAGGCTCCACAGTTCACAGTGCAAATCCATGTCCAGTTTGCCGACCTCGACCACGGTTTGCACAAACAGATCGGCGTAGGACTTGTACTCGGTGAGCGCCATTTTGGGATACCGCTGGGCGATCGCCTCTACATAGTCATCCAGCGGCAGTGGGTCGCGATATCCCGTCAGCGCCAGCCGAAACACCAATGCCCCTCGCCCCAGGTAGGGATTTGGCCCAATGTAATGCTTAAAGCCAAACACATCAAAAATGTCGGTTTTCCGAGCATTGACCGGACTCGACTGTCCACTCGATTCTTCAATCACCATAATTCTTCAGCCAACCTCGTCTTCAGCCGAGCTGCCAGAACCTTGCAGGGGCGAGGTCAATATACCCTGTTCTGAAACATTCAGCGGTTATATTTGTAATGCTTTTGGGCGGATTTTTTGAGGCAAGCCCAAGTGCAACGGAGAGTAACCTCAGATTTCGCAGATCAGCATCTAAAATTACGACCGCTTAGCAATTGGGGGCATCTAGCGCTACAAAGGTGAAAATTTAAGACAAAACCTTCGGAATATACGGAGTTCATGTCACTCTAAAGGTATGCTTCTTGAGATAAAAATTTACCAATCTCAGTATGTTTCTCGGTCTACCCGGTGCGATTAAAGATGCGGTGAAATATGGGGCCAACCCAGAGACATGGGCGAAATTCTACGACTAGCGTGGGTAGCATAAGTAGGTGCATATCGAGCGTTCCTCGACAAGCACGGCGAGGTTCAGAATGTTACCTCTCTATTCTCTGTGCATCGCAACTCGACCTCTCAACCGCAAAAACTACTGGTAACAGCAAATGATGAACATCAAACGTATTCTTACCTGGGCTGGGCTGACCGCTGGTACTGCTCTGGCGCTGTTTGCCTCACCCGCTGGAGCAGCCGGAATTTCTTTCGCGCCTTTCAGCTTCAGCACCAGTTTCACCGGAACCCCCCCTCGTGGCAACATCATGCTGAATTCGGTGACCACCACTGACAGCCTGACCGCCGCCTTGGGATCGACCTATAGCTCTTTCAGCCTGGTATCGCGTGCCAATATTATCCACAACGATCTGTGGACAGGTGGAAACACGGGCGCTGCTAGCTCTGACATGGGGGATGAAGCCAGCATTGGTACCGTCCTAGAAGCTGCAACCAACGAAAGTATCGTTACAAGCCTGGGCAACCTCAACCTGAACAGCATTATCGACACTGAAGACCGGGGTAGCTTTATCATCGATTTGTTCTTTGATCAGGCGACCGATCGCTTCTTTTTCTGGGAGCGCGGCATGAACAGCAAGATGCTGGTGCAGGCACTGGATGCTGCAGGCAATCTGCTGGCTGAGTATT contains:
- the mutS gene encoding DNA mismatch repair protein MutS; the protein is MMRHYADLKDEYPQALLLYRVGDFFETFFQDAITIAQELELVLTSKDAGKTVGRVPLAGVPHHAMERYCAQLVERGYAVAICDQTEDAADAQGRLVQRQVTRVITPGTVLEEGMLNARRNNYLAAVVMAGAHWGLAIADVSTGEFLTTQASGLDTLTQELLRLQPSEILLPTNAPDLVGLLRPDARAGTPDPRRAAALPEALPPQFCYTLRPQSPFQAAEARQRLLERFRVRSLEGMGCEHLPLAVRAAGGLLQYLEETSERQIQAANSEESSSAPPPSSHAYPTRIPLQPLCTYTLSDFLVIDHQTRRNLEITQTQRDGTFHGSLLWALDRTVTAMGGRALRRWLLQPLLDRSAIQARQDTIQELIDQGTLRQQLQQILKQIYDLERLTGRAGSGTANARDLVALADSLGKLPEIAALVATGRSPFLTALQTVPPVMDTLGQTLRAHLVETPPLYLTEGNLIRPGVNPQLDHLRQSIEADQQWIAQLEATERQRTGIATLKVGYTKAFGYYLSISRAKASADLPDDYIRKQTLTHEERYITPELKQRESAIFLTREAVHKLEYEIFTALRLQVAEQSEPIRQVAGAIAALDALCSLAEVAVYQNYCRPAITESRRIEIVDGRHPVVEQSLPAGFFVPNSASLGSGDQATGHGGIGASIAPPPPRPPADAPPPAPTPTHSAPDLIILTGPNASGKSCYLRQVGLIQLMAQVGSFVPAAAATLGVCDRIFTRVGAVDDLATGQSTFMVEMNETANILNHATPRSLVLLDEIGRGTATFDGLSIAWAVAEHLATEIRARTLFATHYHELNELASLLPNVANYQVVVKELPDQIIFLHQVRPGGADKSYGIEAGRLAGLPTSVIERARQVMGQIERHSHIAVGLRGESRDAPRSPDSTDQGPTKAASRRSRLREPAGQLNIFT
- a CDS encoding serine hydrolase, with amino-acid sequence MPFFQRDDQLALQGDRILAATRAEFPSLAPNQIAFTWLVYRPPIPVNTGGAISPQQFWQYSVGGYSYRGVELIYPASVVKLFYLVAVQEWLEQGMIAPSSELDRAIRDMIVDSSNDATGLVVDMLTGTTSGPELPIEPFETWKYQRNIVNRYFKSLGWEELDTINVNQKTWCDGPYGRERAFYGELMENRNLLTTEAVARLLHSIVGGVAVSGERSQFMMRLLHRSLNPAELAADPENQVTGFLGGGLPQTARLWSKAGLMSRVRHDAAYIELPDAPPYLLVVFTEGRDHSQNEAILPFVSQQVAAAMMELGVRG
- a CDS encoding C40 family peptidase; translation: MVSLASIQADFASDRTVTYQCLENLNLYDSPALKDLATQAVAGRQLRILGTTLPDASADLTGSALSAVLCEDDYPGWVAVEDLDLLAVAEAPYRAIALSTDDIHACLPQVIAFARQAMAQPNHYLWGGTVGPNYDCSGLVQTAFASAGIWLPRDAYQQEAFVQPIPITDLQPGDLVFFGRPDRCTHVGLYLGDGQYLHSSGKDQGRNGIGIDVLSEQGNAVSRAYFRQFRGAGRVVACYVGGRG
- a CDS encoding protealysin inhibitor emfourin, which codes for MKSSAAIILFLPAMRIDFQSSGGFANLQLAYSVDTRTLRPGEASELEALVRQSNVMEMQPGQLAAASAGPPDVMTYRLELQEGDRHQSLTITDLTAPPSLQPLLSRLRDLALEHR
- a CDS encoding cyanophycin synthetase yields the protein MVIEESSGQSSPVNARKTDIFDVFGFKHYIGPNPYLGRGALVFRLALTGYRDPLPLDDYVEAIAQRYPKMALTEYKSYADLFVQTVVEVGKLDMDLHCELWSLQPTEPTTIAVESIHESTSYGTVYAVWDWFEAISNGQPFQLEDQIALLQTRFRRSVYGGPTIYALLRAAHNQGIPAFYLPDEGLMQYGYGKKLVRGVATTFDCDSHVDSDFTTRKDDCKAFLSTLGFPVPQGAIVSTLKEALKAVQSIGYPVAVKPVVGHKGIGVTADVQDDSELEFAFDRAVEAHEDGQSIAVIVEQSISGLDHRLLCVDGKFVAATQRRPASVTGDGRSTIAELIALENRKPERLDTPTSPLGKIIVDESLERYLLEQRLDLDSILDPDEVIYLRKVANLSSGGVSIDATEQVHPDNIVLAQDIAQHFRLVCLGIDVLTSDISRSWKEGNFGIIEINAAPGVYMHLRPAVGNSIDVASRILETFFESGQAARIPIFTFNYLPLKELQELVDQILVNYPNWTIGAICRDAAFVNRSQKALTGSYNTKVQSLLRNPKLDLLIAEYDEATLEQEGCFYDGSNIVILDAPTETEKMLSRNIADGATVVIKEGNAVSRRREGLVETYELAEEEPFQRVYWKEISAILSEK
- a CDS encoding exosortase-dependent surface protein XDP2 produces the protein MMNIKRILTWAGLTAGTALALFASPAGAAGISFAPFSFSTSFTGTPPRGNIMLNSVTTTDSLTAALGSTYSSFSLVSRANIIHNDLWTGGNTGAASSDMGDEASIGTVLEAATNESIVTSLGNLNLNSIIDTEDRGSFIIDLFFDQATDRFFFWERGMNSKMLVQALDAAGNLLAEYLLDSSTSNPAGFQIDTVEIGGPQQVGAQGLWLNGASTNRLRVIANGAAFNGPDFKVVAAAVPEPATIAGTVLAASAAIAARRKRKAQAEA